The DNA window AAACAATGAAGCCTCTTCCTAGAGGTGgaaatcaaacatatttttggtgAGCgttcagtgacatcattttAACACTAAGACACTATAACACTCTCCTAATATCCATCCTCAAATATCCTGGCTGAAATGCACAaaaagtgtaataataataatcagccTTGTCATCCCAGTGGGTATTCATCAACAATAAAGCCGTGAACATCAGTGAAAAGAGCTCTTAATGGTGTTACACAATAATGACAAATTGATGATTTGTTCCTCCCTCCAATAATGTTATTCATTATATATCAGTGTGGGCTCCACTGTACCTGGGCTGAAGGGCTGAGCTCAGAGGCTTCCTGGGTGAGGGCTGTAAGGCTCCTGGCCACCACCTGAACCTCCTCTGGAGTGTTAGCGGGAACTTTTCCTACCACGGAAGTTATTGTGCCCAGCATCTGCTCGCGAAGCTtcaacagacaaaaacatacCGGCGTTGTTTATGATTTATATTGTAATTCAGTCGGATAGATTGTCATGGAACACTGTCCTCAGTGAGTTGTAGTTAGGGCTTGGACTTCATACTTAAATCCTCAACAGTGGAGGGCGCTGTGTCattaattgaaaatgtaaaccATCACTGTCTATTTTCCACATACTTGTGTGACCGGTGTCCGTAGATCTGTAAATATGTATGGATAATGCCTCTAGTGTTCAACACAAGGAaatgattttttccccctcttatTTTCCTGTTTAGTCACGAGGTGAAAAAATGATTCTGTCCCTGACCACAGGGAGAAGATCAGGACCGAACAGTGTTAACTAATCTGCAGCCCGAAACCacaaaagttacattttttgtacaTCCTTGAGGCAAATTCCAAAGTATTACAGAGGGGAGGAGTTTTGCAGGCACATCATCAGACATCACAGAGATTCCCATAATTAATGGACTTCTGGTCGATTCGACTCCATACACATAAGTATGTGGAAACAATCCAAAAATCCTAAAATGTTGAAGCatttaaagatcatttttgGGATTAGCGTGGATAAGTAGTGAAATTCATGACATCTTTGATGCAtgtaatgaatatttttttttacattttttgaagtCAATTTCTACTCCAGCTTCCGTGATCTATAACTACAGTCTGTGAGTGCCGATCACCTTTTGTCTCTCAGCTTTTGTTGATTCATCTGATTGACCGTTGAGTTTTTGAGAAACGGATGTTATGATTTGTGCCATTGTTGAGCCTGACAGCAGACCTTCTTCCTTTAGCTGATCTTCAGCATTCTTCACTGCATTCTTAAGATCATCCACTGAAGAGCTCGAGTTCTCTGGGAAATCCCACACCTGAGGACAAAAAGGCCATTTTCACATTGCAGCGTTCGTCTTGTCTTGTTAGACGACCATGTTTTTACTTCTACAAACCTGTGTGGTTATAGTGGTGCTAGCTTCAAAGTTGCCACTTTTTGCAGTGGCTTTGATAATCACGTTGTAGTTGGAACTGCTGTCTCCAAGAGGAAGGAAGATGGACTTCACTTCATTGTCCTTACTGCAACGCAGATGCTTACCTGATCAATtttcaaacacataaaaatgtgattaatagATTTATGGGCCATTACCTAGAGATATGTCATGATCATTATGTCCTTGAAATGTTTACAAACCAAGACTACTTACCCTCATGAGTCTTAAAACAATAATGACAAGTGGAACAAGGATTTTCCGTATTGCAAATTATATTGAAAGCATCCAAGATTGTCCCAGActgtggtgatatgctgcaCATGAGTCCATCGAAGTTGTTGGTGgttgctggaggagcagaggttGCTTGAGGAGCTGCAGTTGCTTGAGGAGCAGTGGTAGAGAGGGGAGCAGTGGttgctggaggagcagtggttgctggaggagcagtggtTGCTTGAGGAGCAGTGGttgctggaggagcagtggtTGCTTGAGGAGCAGTGGttgctggaggagcagtggtTGCTTGAGGAGCAGTGGttgctggaggagcagtggtTGCTTGAGGAGCAGTGGttgctggaggagcagtggtTGCTTGAGGAGCAGTGGttgctggaggagcagtggtTGCTTGAGGAGCAGTGGTTGCTTGAGGAGCAGTGGTTGCTTGAGGAGCAGTGGttgctggaggagcagtggtTGCTTGAGGAGCAGTGGTTGCTTGAGGAGCAGTGGttgctggaggagcagtggttgctggaggagcagtggtAGAGAGGGGAGCAGTGGttgctggaggagcagcggtTGCTTGAGGAGCTGTGGTTGCTTGAGGAGCAGTGGTTGCTTGAGGAGCAGTGGttgctggaggagcagtggtTGCTTGAGGAGCAGTGGttgctggaggagcagtggtTGCTTGAGGAGCAGTGGttgctggaggagcagcggttgctggaggagcagtggtTGCTTGAGGAGCAGTGGttgctggaggagcagtggtTGGTGTCGTACCAGCCGTAACTGGTTTATTCGTGGTAGGAGCTGAAGTCTCTCTTGTTGATGATGTCCTCATGGTGAAATCTACGTAACGAGGTTCATCAtcgttttctgtgtgttttttaaaaaaaaagaaaaaaaacaaagacagttcaTTTTGGGGCTAGTTTGTTAATCTTGATTAAATAGTCAAAAACTGACTCATGTATACGTACCATCAAATGTCACCACCACTTTGACATCCTGATCATTTGTCAATGCCAATGCAAGAATCGAACGACTTAGAGTGTAAGTCTGCCCCCCATGCTGTTTCAGTTCAAGTGGCCTTTTACCTGCTGCTTGATAGCAGCTCCTTGTCTCACTCTGTAAACAAATCAACATACAATTTAAGTCAATGTGCAAAAAATAGCTTTTTCATCTAACAGTATCTGTTCTTTCACTTCCAAATAATTCATAATTGATTAAGACTTACCAGCCACTGGCTATACACTCTCTGGTCCTCAGTGTACCACACATGGTTTTCacaatcatcaccatcacaagTAATTTTCAATTTTACATCCTTTACTATCTGTACTTGGTTACAGCCGTCAGTACAAGTAATGCTGTGGCACAAGAGATACATTAATCATGTGGTTAACACAAAGCTAGAAtgtttaaatctaaaaaaaagcTGTCCTGTAAAAGGATCTGGAGTTAAAGCGTTAAACAACATCCTCCTCATGCCGTACCCCATGACTTCATGTTAACTTCATTTTATTAAGTTCTTAGCTTGATCTGGTGATCTATGATAGCTTAGGGTGGCCGGATCAGAAAAGGTGAAATACAGGACAGGGGAGTCATGGTGACAGTGGTATTGAACAGTAAAACACtaactgaaattatttttatatattaattcAGCTGTTataagaaatagaaaatgactGGGTTGTATGTCGGCCCAATGGATGATCCAGTTTCCcccatatttttctttttaactcaacaacatCATTACGCCGCCCGGCAGTAGCTGTTTATTAATTTGTGACACAGctgtaaactaaaaaaaaccaagaaacagccaCAGTAGAGTGCTGAAGTAATGAGTACTAAATCCCAGCATTAGTGTTATCGCTTTTCCAGTTCCCTTGTCTCAAATTCAGttagttttttaaatatttttttgttaaatgtctgAGATAAGGTCTGTGGCTCACACATGCTTAAGACATGGATTTATTCTACAACATAAAGTATAACTTTAAATGGtgtttgctaacaagtggctaaatgagacttgAAGTTGTCAcggacattaaacatcatcgGTCAAGACATAAAGAGCCTTTCTACTTGTCCATCTTTACGGCCAACTTAGATCGCAAACTATTTTAATGCTAACTTGTAGACTGATCAGTGTGGTGACATAGAGAGGAGGGATGGGAACGATGCCTGCAAAATGGACGGGAAGTTAGCTTAATTGAGGGCAACGCTTACAACAGATTCGACCTTTTGTTGCAGGAAAATTACAGtttacacacagacaacactgatGAGAATCTCGTGTTCAGTGCTCTTAGTGATCTGTAGCCTACCTTGCCTTTGACATCTTCTTTGGAGTGAGAGTGATGCATATGGATACAGAGTCGTCCACGTTATTGTCAGCTTTGTTTATCACTTTAAAATGATACTTATTAAATTCAAATGGTGTCGGTACGCAGTCTTTTCTGATTTCGTATGTCAGTCCGTCAGAACTAAACTGGCATTTACAGGGATTCGCTGTGAATAAAGAAGGAAAATCATTATACTTCTGCAATGAAGACTGTCTCCCTGAACATTTAAGAGAAATGCTGAGTTAGTGAAATAGAAACTCATGGCACACTCCCTTAACAAGGGGATCAGACTGTTTATGAGCCCAGGAGTATTTGTCACGTGCTTTCCATCTGTTTGCATTTAACTTTTATGTGTGAAACTATCGAACACTTTACTGAACTGTTTTTCTCATTGCTATCCACAACTTGTTTATCACTGGTGcgtattgtttttgtgttatcttTGTAATCACTTAATGACGCTGTTGTCCAATCTTAGCCGAGCTACCATCTGTCCAAACATAAAGGAGCACAGTTAACGCTACATCCGTTTGGGTTAAGGATTTCAGCTTCAGTTAATTTTGCTGTCGAATTTTGCAAACTCCCATTAATGTGCCAgatggagaggtgaggaggataACTGCGACTTGTTTTCATGCTCGGTCGGCATCCCACACTTAGCACTGCTGAAGTTACAGGTAGCAGGGAAGTTAATTTTTTGAATGTTGGCCTGTCTGCCTTGGCCATCTTGACTTTCAGTTCATCTTTCGTCTTCTCAAGGTGCTTTGCATGTATTTGACCTCATTCATGTGCATCGAAGGTGATATTTTGCCTGTTTGTGTGGATTTACGACACTTTGGAAAGGTGGGTCTTTACATGATATAGTATGAAAATGCTTAATTGCTTGCATAATATGGTGATGAGATGGTTGAGTGGGCTCTGGATATGACTTTTGAGTCAATAACcagagtttattttattgttttcaggtATTTAAAAGGGCAAAATACCAAGTTTGTAGGGAGTCCCAGCAGCAAGGTGATCTATGGCTGCGAGACATCCTCAGATGTGGCAGCATAGTTCTAGTAGTACTTCTAAACTAAAGACTACAGTAACAAATTTTAACTTGAGAAAATGTTCCCACACTGAGCTTCTTTTagctcatttcacttttttctctccctcagacTGTTCTAGCAAAGCCATTAACAGACATGTGTTTGTATTCAAATTAACCTATAAActtataaatgaaataaagaaattccAATAATCTCCAAAAAAGTGTGTCAAATTCAATCAGTAAAGGAGGACATGCTGGCTCTGATTTTGAGTCAATGGTTCAAATGACCTAGAAGCTATTGAAACAAACAATCAAGGTATTATGAAAAATGGTGAACTTTCTTTATGTAACTGGTCAAAAATATGATAGAATTGATAAAAACAGTTATtaaaaagatgatgaagatggaaaGCTTGACGTGCATCGCAACTCTTACTGTGATGGTGGGATTTGCAACTCAGACAATCAACAGCaatatattcaaatatgttACTTTGTCTACGCtactttttgtacattttttaaccttgaaatcaaaaacagtaaaaatcaaacaaacaaaaaatgtagttCTTACTGCATGACCACTGGTATCGTTTGCTATTGTCGTTTAGATTTTGCACATCATGCAATGAAAGCTcgattttttcctttttgtccacCGACTCTGATGGTTTTGCATCGATTGTCTGTGAAGATCTGGCCACTCTGATATGTTTCTTcgcctgaaaatgaaaaataaaacgaaaaatgaataaataatgcagTACACATTGTTGGATGGGAAAAACTGATGAGAATAAACCTATTGATGGTAAACATGAAATTTTACAACCgctgtaaatttaaaaaaacgcTCAGTATCGAGACTTGTTGCATTTGGAGAATCTGCATacactttgaaaaacactgaatacagCATTCTTATATCTGTTTATCcggcaaatgttttacatgaagatatttcttagtttgtgtaaaaatatttgcatactGGCAGATCTGGTCAGTTGAGACACATTtgatggagctgctggtggtAAATATAAAATACCACTGATGttaaatggaaatggaaacGTTTTACCACTGTAGCAGCTGAATCCTTGCTGCAGAAAGCGAACATATCCACCTCTGAAGAGGAGAAAACGTTCCACGCCTTGAGTTTCACTTGCACAGATCCTGTGAAATCAAGCTCACATCAGCACAccctgcacacatgcacagctgaGTACAGCTAATCTTCTTCGCCCTCCTgttgtcttcacattctgtatACTTCCCCTTGTTTTCCGGCTCAAAAATGACCCACCCTCACtgacaatataaaataaagcaatttcttttcatttcaaatgccAAATCTATTTTGCATGCAGAAACAACCTGTTATTCATAAGAAACTGAGTGAGTATCAGAGTTCTCCCTTTTAACAGTGCAGAAAGACGCTCTGCATTCATTCAGTGGACACCACTcgtttttatttcaacacagctgttatatatgtttttttaagtagaTTTCTACTATTATTTCTTAAGGTACTGCAAAGGTGGTAAGCactattcattctttttttttttaaatcaagaaatAGTACTTGTATAGCCCAAGAAAGTATCACAAATGCACAGAAAGTAGTTTTGGATGCAATTTACTTAAAGCGCTTCCAATAATAGTCAAATGTGAACAACATAAAGCAACAAGGCGACCTGTCAAGTGAACAATCAGCTTCTTCACCTGCTGGTCCCAGACCTgtgttctgcagcacagagagaactGAGGGttctgtcacctgcagcacGTTTACACTCTGAGTGTACAAGTGTTAGTGAACAATGTCTTTGATGGTTGTGTCTGAAACTGTCTGAACTCTGATCTTTGAAAGTTGTGTAGGGGGTCGTGGAAAGTTGACGTACACCTGCATAAGAAAGTTTTGGTTCTGTCTGAGATCAatcagccctgtgtgtgtgtgtgtgtgtgtgtgtgtgtgtgtgtgtgtgtgtgtgtgtgtgtgtgtgtgtgtgtgtcttttgtagTCTGTAACTCACTCTGTGACTGATTTTAACTGACTGCCGGATCAAAAATGACCCAAAGACAATCTTTGTATCCAGGTGGTGTACAGCTTCCatggaaatatgaataaaggCAATATTCCCCTTTTCATAATGTTGTGGTCACTTTAGGAAAAGTCATAAAATTTCAAGCTGAAAATTTTAAGGTTGTAATTTTTGACCTGAAGTCAACAGGAGGGTTAAATTGTGTTGAGTGTACGTGTTTCagaaatcattattttcattcacataCTATGTAGGCTCCAGTTTTACATACCATGTATCTGATGTCCAATATGAAAAACGTCCTTCCTTGTATTCATCTTTCTGGTCTCAGTGAATGAGTTATCGTCTCCAGTAAAGgtgaaaagcagcagcacaggcacTCCTCTTTCAAGGGAAACACTGACCGTTATATCTGTAGAGTCTAGACAGTCGTCCTGCTCTGTCACCACAAAGGCCTGAAGACCGGATACTTTCTCCAACACGCAAACCTGAAATACGTGAAGAATTACaatacagagaaacacacaaattttCCTCCCAGGTCACGAGTATAACAATTATGggtaaagcactttgtaaggCTGGCTTAAAAAAGTGCTATAGAGATAAACTTTATCATTACTATTACTATAACATTATTTCACAGACCACATTCTACAGTCATCTCATAGAATGAGTAATAGCtagcagtgtttcccatacattaatttatttgtggcAGTATCAACATTGGCTGCAacattgattttctatttttggaccctctctctctcactcaagACAGCGCAACTGTCGGTGAACACTGTGATGTTATATACTCCGATACAGTGGATGGTGTGGTTTTTAATCTGCTGgtaaaaccaacgaagaagaggaggaggactgttCAATGCAGTTGGCTTAACCATgacttcctctgcaaagaagatGGCTGGTCTCATTGTTGAGATCAAGCCCCAACAAAGAGCCCCAGAATCCAGATGTTGTTGTGGCCAAGTCGTGTATTTAAatcgtcatgtgatgcactggggacttTTCCCAAAAGCTGACATTGTGAAAGACGCATCAGTTAAACCGTAATAAAAACTATCAACAATAAAAGGTATCAACAATATATCAACTCAATCCAAACATAATCTATTATGTATGTCTTGTTGCAAAGAGTTATTTATCATTTCTTTATTATTGGTATTTTTTGTGACCATTATCTTTATTTCCCTCTTCCTGCAAATAAGCATGTATGTACATCATATTACCTATTATCTGTAACAACTGGATGCAGTATTAAAGATGCCTGAAGTCTACTTGattgattaaacattttaaaactgtcGCACTGATTAGCCGAGGCATCAGCTCAGAGGTGGGTGATGCATCCACTATGCTGTTCCCACTAATGAGGCGGTGGGATTCCACGAATAAAGGttaaatttaatttctttaattgaGAGCGGATTTACTCCTCAATCAACTCAATCAAAATCTTGTGTGCAAGGAGGTCATGGGCGAGATTTTGAGctacaacatgttttcttttagacaagaggaaagagaagaatccaaaatacacaaatagCTGTTTATTCTATTAAAccttaaatataaaaaaaattgtaatatAAGTTATCAAATGATATTCATAGTGACATCTCCCTAAATCTTATATTTCATACTCCTTCATCACAGTCCTataaaaacatgatggaaaTGCCACTTGTTTCATTTGAAGAGGGGACGACATGTTTATTCAATTAATGTTGATTTACCTGCAGATTTGTAGACATTTTGGGGAACGTGACCATGTTCGATGCGTAAATGGTCAGCTGGTGGCAGCCGGGCCCAAGCTGCTCCACCATTTGTGGAGTCACTGTGATGTTCTGGGGAAcgtttcctctgacaacagacAAACCGGGCAGCAACATTTCATCGCTCTGGATTCTGTAGGTCACATTTGTCCCTGTCGGAAGtaaacagacaaatacattttaacagtttaaactCAAAGTATGATTCACAATGTTTTCCAAGCAGTGGACAGGATGCATGATGGTCGATTATGGTCCTCTTACCGGCATTTACCTCCATTTGAATCTGAAATGGCTCTTTGTAAAGAGCTTTGCAGTTGGCTGCATGAAAGGACAGTTTCCCAGCATAGCATGTGATGACACCAAAATTTCTGATGGGCTCTTGAATGTCTATTATTTTCTGAgctgtaatgtgtgtgtcactgccGGTGCATTCAACTGCCACAACAAATGAGCCTGGATGAGCATATTTATGCACCACTCCGCTCTccagcctgaaaaaaaacatgtgtagAATCAGTTAGCGGTGAGCGCATCACGTTCCTCTCTGgagaaaatgtatgtattttaaagGTATGTCACACACAAGTCAAAACATCTTCTTCCCTTCTAAAGTGGAGATGTATTCACATTAATAATAAGAGACTCTGGTATAATTCATGGGTTGATCAAAAGGGTGAAATAAAGATATCattgttgtttgtcattttaccggactgtgctttttatttattagctCTCTtgtgagcttttattttgtctgcactAAACCCAATAATGCCGGTTTGCCCAAAGCAGGGCCCATAGGCAGGTGTTGGCATACCATGAGGTTAGATGTTTCTggcacaaaaatataaaaacaataaatattaagACATATATCACtgttaatgctgtttttatttttgtggggCAGAATGTAGGGCCCCTTATTACCAGTTACTTTTCAGAATCCGAGCATGGcaggcagagtgacactttgTGCAGGATCCGAGTgctacagaagccctgagagcCGACTGAACAAAAGATTAtcctcacaaaacattttggatcaAACTTCAGAGTAAATAGATCACCTGATTTCCGGTATAAAACCATTTAGCATCTTaactgtacaaaacaaaaagcttttggCCCTCCcagggaaaatgttttgagaaggATGTGTTCTACCTATAGAGTAAGTATCgtagtaaaaatgtaaacttttaATGGGTGGTGTAAAATAACCCTTGTGGCAGCATTTGCAATTGCAATTCAGTTGTTTTCCAAGTTTGTCTTGTCTGAACTTCCAGAGCATTTATGTAAGTTTGAAGGGGTATTATAATGGTTTAGTGCTCCATCCCCGTAAAGATAGggaacttaaaaaaataaataaacaaatcatttgaGCAGAAAAACTGCAGTATTTTCTGTAATGAAGAATCAGTGGTGTGTCAATTAATACATCTTTGATTCTTATTTTGAATCCAATTAGTCAGACACAGTCAGTCGGTCTGCACAAAATGCGACTCACCCCTCTGGACTGCGCAGATAAATAATGTGGCCATCTCCCGTCGTCAGCTTGCAATTAAGGTCTCCGCGCTGCAAATCTAAGAGCCAGTTCACACTGatgctgatgtcatcagacACGGCAGCCACAGCGCTCACGGACAGTGTGAGTCCTGGAGGTGGGGAGAAATGAGCAGAGGTGAAGCAAAGTGCCTGCAACAAActggacaaagacagacagacagacagaccagcTTCTGGGAACAAGATTGTAAACAATGATCTGAAAAAAAGAGTTCCAGCTCGCCGCACTGACAAT is part of the Acanthopagrus latus isolate v.2019 chromosome 9, fAcaLat1.1, whole genome shotgun sequence genome and encodes:
- the LOC119026480 gene encoding flocculation protein FLO11-like, coding for MRTSSTRETSAPTTNKPVTAGTTPTTAPPATTAPQATTAPPATAAPPATTAPQATTAPPATTAPQATTAPPATTAPQATTAPQATTAPQATAAPPATTAPLSTTAPPATTAPPATTAPQATTAPQATTAPPATTAPQATTAPQATTAPQATTAPPATTAPQATTAPPATTAPQATTAPPATTAPQATTAPPATTAPQATTAPPATTAPQATTAPPATTAPPATTAPLSTTAPQATAAPQATSAPPATTNNFDGLMCSISPQSGTILDAFNIICNTENPCSTCHYCFKTHEGKHLRCSKDNEVKSIFLPLGDSSSNYNVIIKATAKSGNFEASTTITTQVWDFPENSSSSVDDLKNAVKNAEDQLKEEGLLSGSTMAQIITSVSQKLNGQSDESTKAERQKLREQMLGTITSVVGKVPANTPEEVQVVARSLTALTQEASELSPSAQEEASLFLGDLSSSLLNMEVNSSEEIQLAASAVVQGAGNILDYSSNKNVSDVLLVALTDTQSALLKFKDVNEGPTIIQEAHIKMSVNRVTPESLHNTSVNIPNCSSAAFSLPILLADILPSDGIVDIRMMSLNKNPFSWNERGNISGLIGSLSLTTKDGSAIPVENLSEDIEVSAPAAQHPHRIDL
- the LOC119026098 gene encoding polycystic kidney disease protein 1-like 2, producing the protein MIQTYMLLLILMTLSSLSCAENKTEVTVSCPEHRNAFGASCYEFVGLRRSFSGAQAWCERHGGHLVFIRDEGTQYFLQRHSDPKKDLWFGAASSASTNLQYPPTAGGPLTWLDGSDITYSSWVSSPQPGAACGHILRDSGFQWEATRDCNKRLPFICQFESGRSIACAGHNTTLRCGSGRVLMIDGGFYGRKNIHYCRSSPLTPPTQFQCGWVDAAEALRAHCHGRQVCQITEVMHTFGEPCPQLGSYLSLDYHCREGLTLSVSAVAAVSDDISISVNWLLDLQRGDLNCKLTTGDGHIIYLRSPEGLESGVVHKYAHPGSFVVAVECTGSDTHITAQKIIDIQEPIRNFGVITCYAGKLSFHAANCKALYKEPFQIQMEVNAGTNVTYRIQSDEMLLPGLSVVRGNVPQNITVTPQMVEQLGPGCHQLTIYASNMVTFPKMSTNLQVCVLEKVSGLQAFVVTEQDDCLDSTDITVSVSLERGVPVLLLFTFTGDDNSFTETRKMNTRKDVFHIGHQIHGSVQVKLKAWNVFSSSEVDMFAFCSKDSAATVAKKHIRVARSSQTIDAKPSESVDKKEKIELSLHDVQNLNDNSKRYQWSCTNPCKCQFSSDGLTYEIRKDCVPTPFEFNKYHFKVINKADNNVDDSVSICITLTPKKMSKASITCTDGCNQVQIVKDVKLKITCDGDDCENHVWYTEDQRVYSQWLVSLNQL